From the genome of Mustela lutreola isolate mMusLut2 chromosome 16, mMusLut2.pri, whole genome shotgun sequence, one region includes:
- the LOC131817394 gene encoding V-type proton ATPase subunit D-like — MSGKDRIEIFPSRMAQTIMKARLKGAQTGRNLLKKKSDALTLRFQQILKKIIETKMLMGEVMRKAAFSLAEAKFTAGDFSTTVIQNVNKAQVKIRAKKDNVADVTLPVFEHYHEGTDSYELTGLARGGEQLAKLKRNYAKAVELLVELASLQTSFVTLDEAIKITNRRVNAIEHVIIPRIERTLAYIITELDEREREEFYRLKKIQEKKKILKEKSEKDLEQRRAAGEVMEPANLLAGEKDKDLLFE; from the coding sequence ATGTCGGGCAAAGACCGAATTGAAATCTTTCCCTCGCGCATGGCACAGACCATCATGAAGGCTCGATTAAAAGGAGCACAGACAGGTCGAAACCTCCTGAAGAAAAAATCTGATGCCTTAACCCTTCGATTTCAACAGATCCTAAAGAAGATAATAGAGACTAAAATGTTGATGGGTGAAGTGATGAGAAAAGCTGCCTTCTCACTTGCTGAGGCCAAGTTCACAGCAGGGGACTTCAGCACCACAGTTATCCAGAATGTTAATAAAGCCCAAGTGAAGATCCGAGCTAAGAAAGATAACGTAGCAGATGTTACTTTGCCAGTGTTTGAACATTACCATGAAGGAACTGATAGTTACGAGCTGACTGGTTTAGCCAGAGGTGGGGAACAGTTGGctaaattaaagaggaattacGCCaaagcagtggaattactggtgGAACTAGCTTCACTGCAGACTTCCTTTGTTACTTTGGATGAAGCCATTAAGATCACCAACAGGCGGGTAAATGCTATTGAACATGTCATCATTCCCCGGATTGAACGTACCCTTGCTTATATCATCACAGAGCtggatgagagggagagagaagagttcTATAGgttaaagaaaatacaggagaagaaaaagattctCAAGGAAAAATCGGAGAAAGACTTGGAGCAACGGAGGGCAGCTGGCGAGGTGATGGAGCCTGCTAATCTTTTGGCTGGAGAGAAGGATAAGGATCTTCTGTTTGAATAA